A stretch of the Chlorobiota bacterium genome encodes the following:
- a CDS encoding amidohydrolase has translation MLDPIKFIDAANKIEGKLIEIRRTLHANPELAFEEYETSKLAAKSLSEVDIEFISGIAKTGVIGTLKGGLSNENSKCVALRGDMDALPIQELTGLPFQSKNPGKMHACGHDSHTTMLIGAAIILSEFREELSGTVKFIFQPSEELLPGGAGVMMKEGALNGVDAIFGQHVAPFVPAGKLGFYPGMMLASADEIYITIKGKSGHAAMPHTSIDPIITACEVVVALQKIISRTINPFKPGVLTIGKIEGGSATNIIPDEVKLCGTLRAMDEVWRTNTHKRIEDIIKGVCDGNGASYDLEIRLGYPALNNNIESTKFVKSVALEIFGNENVFDAEPMMGAEDFAFYLQAIPGSFWWIGAGTQEEGCIAGLHNSKFDINESILTKGSAMMAYSAYKFLQS, from the coding sequence ATGTTAGATCCAATTAAATTCATTGATGCAGCAAATAAAATTGAAGGAAAGTTAATTGAAATTAGGAGAACTCTTCATGCAAACCCTGAGTTAGCATTCGAAGAATATGAAACATCAAAACTTGCTGCAAAATCATTATCTGAAGTTGATATAGAATTTATTTCAGGTATTGCAAAAACTGGTGTAATTGGAACTTTAAAAGGGGGTTTATCAAACGAAAATTCCAAATGTGTAGCATTAAGAGGTGATATGGATGCTTTACCAATTCAAGAACTTACAGGGCTTCCATTTCAATCTAAGAACCCTGGAAAAATGCATGCCTGCGGTCATGATTCACATACAACAATGTTGATTGGAGCAGCTATTATACTTTCAGAATTCAGAGAAGAATTAAGTGGAACTGTAAAATTTATTTTTCAACCAAGTGAAGAATTACTACCTGGTGGGGCAGGAGTAATGATGAAAGAAGGAGCATTAAATGGAGTTGATGCAATTTTTGGTCAGCATGTTGCACCCTTTGTTCCAGCTGGTAAATTAGGATTTTATCCAGGAATGATGTTAGCAAGTGCCGATGAGATTTACATAACAATTAAAGGTAAAAGTGGCCATGCAGCAATGCCACATACATCAATAGACCCCATTATAACTGCTTGCGAAGTTGTTGTAGCATTACAAAAAATTATATCAAGAACTATCAATCCATTCAAACCAGGTGTATTAACTATTGGAAAGATTGAAGGAGGAAGTGCAACAAATATAATTCCAGATGAAGTTAAATTATGTGGAACTTTAAGGGCAATGGATGAGGTTTGGCGAACCAACACTCATAAGAGAATTGAAGATATTATTAAGGGGGTTTGTGATGGGAATGGAGCAAGTTATGATTTAGAAATTAGGTTAGGGTACCCAGCATTAAACAATAACATTGAATCTACTAAATTTGTAAAATCAGTAGCACTGGAAATATTTGGGAATGAAAATGTTTTTGATGCTGAACCGATGATGGGGGCTGAAGATTTTGCTTTTTATTTGCAAGCAATTCCTGGAAGCTTTTGGTGGATAGGTGCTGGAACACAGGAAGAAGGCTGTATTGCAGGTTTGCATAATTCAAAATTTGATATCAATGAAAGTATTCTTACAAAAGGAAGTGCCATGATGGCTTATTCAGCTTACAAATTTCTTCAATCTTAA
- the serS gene encoding serine--tRNA ligase, producing the protein MLDIKFIRDNVQLVQENINNRGMKANALLVPEIYSKRNSSLKNIEALRAERNEASQKMKEKLTEDERRKLIERGRLIKDEISKLEIEEKQLNDELFQLVRSIPNMTHPEVPIGLEGEGKTLEVIGIKPEFSFEPKDHLTLGNELKLFDFESAAEVSGQKFYYLLNDGAMLELALVNYAMNKLVSKGFTPVITPDLARVNILEAIGFNPRGDETQVYSVADTDLCLIGTSEITLGGMLRDKILRKEDLPIKYVGFSHCFRTEAGASGAESRGLYRVHQFSKVEMFAFTNQNESEQTHLELKEIEKEIFSELGLYFRVVDIPTGDLGSPAYRKYDIEAWMPSRGDFGEVTSTSNCTDYQSRRLNIKYRDENNDLQFVHTLNGTAIAVSRAILGIIENFQLEDGTIIIPEVLRPYMGGRDKIVKK; encoded by the coding sequence GTGTTAGATATAAAGTTTATAAGGGATAACGTTCAGTTAGTTCAAGAGAATATTAATAACAGAGGAATGAAAGCGAACGCTCTTTTGGTTCCTGAAATTTATTCAAAAAGAAATTCATCATTAAAGAATATAGAGGCATTAAGAGCTGAAAGGAATGAGGCATCTCAAAAAATGAAAGAGAAGTTAACTGAAGATGAAAGAAGAAAATTAATTGAAAGAGGCAGATTAATAAAAGATGAAATTTCAAAACTTGAGATTGAAGAAAAACAGTTGAATGATGAACTTTTTCAGTTAGTTAGATCAATACCAAATATGACTCATCCAGAAGTTCCAATTGGGCTTGAGGGTGAAGGCAAAACTTTAGAAGTTATCGGTATCAAACCAGAATTTTCTTTTGAACCAAAAGATCATTTAACATTGGGTAATGAGTTGAAACTTTTTGATTTTGAAAGTGCTGCTGAAGTTTCTGGTCAAAAATTTTATTATCTGTTAAATGATGGAGCAATGCTTGAGCTTGCATTGGTAAATTATGCTATGAACAAATTAGTTTCAAAAGGGTTTACTCCTGTAATAACCCCTGATTTAGCAAGAGTAAATATACTTGAAGCAATTGGCTTTAACCCTCGTGGAGATGAGACTCAAGTATATTCTGTTGCAGATACAGATTTATGTTTGATTGGTACATCAGAAATTACTCTAGGCGGAATGTTAAGGGATAAAATTTTAAGAAAAGAGGATTTGCCAATTAAATATGTTGGGTTTAGCCATTGCTTTAGAACCGAGGCAGGAGCTAGTGGAGCTGAATCTCGTGGTCTGTATAGAGTTCATCAATTTAGTAAAGTTGAAATGTTTGCATTTACAAATCAAAATGAGAGTGAACAAACACATTTAGAGTTAAAGGAAATTGAAAAAGAAATATTTTCAGAACTCGGTTTATATTTTAGAGTAGTAGATATTCCTACTGGAGATTTAGGTTCTCCTGCTTATAGAAAATATGACATTGAAGCTTGGATGCCATCAAGAGGGGATTTTGGAGAAGTAACTTCAACTTCTAATTGTACTGATTACCAATCAAGAAGATTGAATATAAAATATAGGGATGAAAATAATGATTTACAATTTGTACATACTTTAAATGGAACAGCTATTGCAGTTTCAAGAGCAATTTTAGGAATTATTGAAAATTTTCAACTTGAGGATGGAACTATTATTATTCCTGAAGTTCTAAGACCATATATGGGTGGTAGAGATAAAATTGTTAAAAAATAA
- a CDS encoding RNA polymerase sigma factor, which produces MPEVKTTENKFNSDGFTTENNVGYVTPTNITDIGNRYMSALQSGDRKALARLMELYNSRLYSFIYRIIRDTVTVEDIIQETWIRVYEHRFDYMLTYKFSTYLFTIARRKALSEIRRRNVRSIMRSLTQKDQSNDMLEDLDFEQNTFVSPDVFADGKLTAPIVEKALNKIPDHQREIVVLRDVEGFENDEIAEILGWKIPQGTIRKRVHDAREAFKKALIKFGYEE; this is translated from the coding sequence ATGCCCGAAGTAAAAACTACGGAGAATAAATTCAATTCAGATGGTTTTACCACTGAAAATAATGTAGGGTATGTTACTCCTACAAATATTACAGATATAGGGAATAGGTATATGTCAGCTTTGCAGTCAGGAGATCGCAAAGCATTAGCGAGGCTTATGGAATTATACAATTCTCGTTTGTATAGCTTTATTTATAGAATTATTCGAGATACAGTAACAGTTGAGGATATTATTCAGGAGACTTGGATTCGGGTGTATGAGCATAGATTCGATTATATGTTAACTTATAAATTCTCAACTTATCTTTTCACTATTGCTAGAAGAAAAGCATTAAGTGAAATAAGGAGAAGAAATGTTAGGAGTATTATGAGGTCTTTAACGCAAAAAGATCAGAGTAATGATATGCTAGAAGACTTAGATTTTGAACAAAATACATTTGTTTCTCCAGATGTATTTGCTGATGGAAAATTAACTGCTCCAATTGTAGAAAAAGCACTTAATAAAATTCCAGATCATCAGCGAGAAATTGTTGTTTTAAGAGATGTTGAAGGTTTTGAGAATGATGAAATTGCAGAAATTTTAGGTTGGAAAATTCCTCAAGGAACTATTCGTAAAAGAGTTCATGATGCAAGGGAAGCTTTCAAAAAAGCACTCATTAAATTTGGTTACGAAGAGTAA
- the mazG gene encoding nucleoside triphosphate pyrophosphohydrolase — MEIPRQDTFEDLVNIVKILRSECPWDREQTHKSISHLLIEEAYEVKEAIDCENDLELKKELGDILLHVLMHSMIAEQRKSFTFNDVVKFISSKLVQRHPHVFGDKVVKDSNEVKANWEQLKMKEGRNSIFDGMPLTMPALQRAERVQEKASKVGFDWENKKDVWKKVKEELNEFEVELNNNDFEKTKNEFGDLLFSLVNYSRFLNILPEEALHKTTNKFISRFKYIEDKIKQQGKSISESSLEEMDNLWNEAKNKFHQV; from the coding sequence ATGGAAATACCTCGTCAAGATACATTTGAGGATTTAGTAAATATAGTAAAAATATTAAGATCAGAATGCCCATGGGATCGTGAACAAACTCACAAATCTATTTCTCATTTATTGATTGAGGAAGCATACGAAGTTAAAGAAGCAATTGATTGTGAAAATGATTTAGAGCTTAAAAAAGAACTTGGGGATATTTTACTTCACGTGTTAATGCATTCTATGATTGCTGAGCAGAGGAAGTCATTTACATTTAATGATGTTGTAAAATTTATTTCTTCAAAACTTGTTCAAAGGCATCCTCATGTATTTGGAGATAAAGTTGTAAAGGATTCCAATGAAGTAAAAGCAAATTGGGAACAGCTTAAAATGAAGGAAGGGCGAAATTCAATTTTTGATGGAATGCCATTAACAATGCCTGCTTTACAAAGAGCAGAGCGGGTTCAAGAAAAAGCATCAAAGGTTGGATTTGATTGGGAGAATAAAAAAGATGTTTGGAAAAAAGTAAAGGAAGAATTAAATGAATTTGAAGTTGAACTAAACAATAATGATTTTGAAAAAACTAAAAATGAATTTGGTGATTTGCTGTTTTCATTAGTAAATTATTCTAGGTTTCTAAATATATTACCAGAAGAGGCATTACACAAAACAACAAATAAGTTTATAAGTAGGTTTAAGTATATTGAAGATAAAATTAAACAACAAGGTAAATCAATTTCTGAAAGCTCATTAGAAGAAATGGATAATTTATGGAATGAAGCTAAAAATAAATTTCATCAAGTATAA
- a CDS encoding rod shape-determining protein RodA: MSFTDDILRGNQSSIGFDAKTFFITIVLITIGLVSIYSATYEPGGSHIFYSQLTFAFAGIVLMLVIAYLPEGVLQFFAYPLYGLGLILLSAVIFFGTIRNGARGWFVFGPLSFQPAEIVKFFILISASRIVGLEARSLKNWRDMGLLLLIFLIPIGLILLEPDFGSASVYMVMMIGIGLWAGADLFLLFTLVAPLAVAICALIGNNEMYICLGVILVIMVAFRRSIWVTVTGFLISISSGFSTGYIYQNILLLHQQNRIKTFLNPNLDPKGAGYHVLQSLLAVGSGGLTGKGFLKGTQTQLRYIPEQWTDFIFCVPTEEFGLIGGVAVLLLLGTLIYFAINTARNLRNRFASTICVGIATIFLYHTCINIGMAIGLVPVMGIPLPFLSKGGSSLMLNMSMVGLLMNFYRLRTDVRKIDL; this comes from the coding sequence ATGTCTTTTACTGATGATATATTAAGAGGTAATCAAAGTTCTATAGGTTTTGATGCTAAAACTTTTTTTATTACAATTGTGTTAATTACAATTGGTTTGGTTTCAATTTATAGCGCAACTTATGAACCTGGTGGATCCCATATATTTTATTCCCAACTTACTTTTGCATTTGCTGGCATTGTTTTAATGTTAGTTATTGCTTATTTGCCAGAAGGTGTTTTACAATTTTTTGCTTACCCTTTGTATGGTTTAGGTTTGATTTTATTATCTGCAGTAATATTTTTTGGGACAATAAGAAATGGGGCTCGAGGATGGTTTGTTTTTGGACCATTATCTTTTCAACCAGCGGAGATTGTGAAATTCTTTATATTGATTTCGGCCTCAAGAATTGTGGGTCTTGAAGCAAGAAGCCTAAAAAATTGGAGAGATATGGGTTTGCTTTTATTAATTTTTTTAATACCAATTGGTCTAATTTTACTTGAACCAGATTTTGGCTCGGCTTCAGTTTATATGGTAATGATGATTGGTATTGGATTATGGGCTGGTGCAGATTTGTTTCTATTGTTTACATTAGTAGCACCATTAGCTGTAGCTATTTGTGCACTCATAGGGAATAATGAAATGTATATTTGTTTAGGTGTAATTTTAGTTATTATGGTTGCATTTAGAAGATCAATTTGGGTCACAGTAACAGGTTTTTTAATTTCAATTTCATCAGGATTTTCTACTGGTTATATTTACCAAAACATTCTTCTACTTCATCAACAGAACAGAATTAAAACTTTTCTAAATCCAAATTTAGATCCTAAAGGTGCTGGTTATCATGTGCTTCAATCTTTGTTAGCTGTTGGATCTGGAGGACTGACTGGAAAAGGATTTTTGAAAGGTACTCAAACTCAGTTAAGATATATTCCCGAACAATGGACTGATTTTATTTTTTGTGTTCCTACTGAAGAGTTTGGCTTAATTGGTGGTGTTGCAGTATTATTATTGTTAGGGACTTTAATTTATTTTGCTATTAATACTGCTCGTAATTTAAGGAATAGATTTGCTTCAACAATTTGCGTTGGTATAGCAACAATTTTTTTGTATCACACTTGCATTAATATTGGAATGGCAATTGGATTAGTACCTGTTATGGGCATTCCACTCCCTTTTTTATCAAAAGGTGGTTCGTCTTTAATGTTAAATATGTCTATGGTAGGTTTGTTGATGAATTTTTATAGATTAAGAACTGATGTTAGAAAAATAGATTTATAG
- a CDS encoding DUF3108 domain-containing protein: MKKYQRYIVNYFIPLTVGLFLTFLLLGRINEIDANPQPDEVPMRVTTNTSFGLGEKLVFDLGYKFITAGKTIISIAPQTTVVAKRPCYNVKFETRTNPTMDKLFKVRDLYQTYIDTSGIFPWRFEQTVREGSYSRDFSAILDHKNKIAKTTEGSFSVPQYVQDVLSAFFYTRIIDLKKMKKGQSFMLYNFFGKQHYDLKVRMLGTEIVDVPAGKFECYVIEPMVVEGGLFKADGKILIYLTADEAKMPVKVSTKVIIGSIDGSLTSYSGVRGKISSKR, translated from the coding sequence ATGAAAAAATATCAAAGATATATTGTGAACTATTTCATACCACTTACAGTTGGTTTGTTCCTAACATTCTTACTATTAGGTCGAATAAATGAAATAGATGCAAATCCACAGCCAGATGAAGTTCCTATGCGGGTTACAACGAATACATCATTTGGTTTAGGTGAAAAGTTAGTATTTGATTTAGGTTATAAATTTATAACTGCTGGTAAAACTATTATTTCTATTGCTCCTCAAACAACTGTTGTTGCTAAAAGACCTTGCTATAATGTCAAATTTGAAACAAGAACTAATCCTACAATGGACAAGTTATTTAAAGTTCGAGACTTATATCAAACATATATTGATACTTCTGGCATATTCCCATGGAGGTTTGAACAAACTGTTCGAGAAGGATCTTATTCAAGGGATTTTAGTGCTATTTTAGATCACAAAAACAAAATTGCAAAAACTACTGAAGGTTCATTTTCTGTACCTCAATATGTGCAAGATGTATTAAGTGCATTTTTCTACACTAGAATTATTGATTTAAAAAAAATGAAAAAAGGTCAGAGCTTTATGTTGTATAACTTTTTTGGGAAGCAACATTATGATTTGAAAGTGAGAATGCTAGGAACAGAAATTGTTGATGTACCAGCTGGGAAATTTGAATGCTATGTAATTGAACCTATGGTTGTTGAAGGTGGGCTCTTTAAAGCTGATGGAAAAATACTAATTTATTTGACTGCAGATGAAGCTAAAATGCCTGTTAAAGTAAGTACTAAAGTTATTATAGGTTCTATTGATGGCTCTTTAACTTCATATAGTGGAGTTCGAGGTAAAATTAGTTCTAAAAGATAA
- a CDS encoding T9SS type A sorting domain-containing protein, whose amino-acid sequence MCKFYIVFLLIFLSFQNLKSQQFWSKTYSTYSSCTISNDNTYYIVGDFGFIIRSVDYGTNWNLLNSSTSLNLNSIISFSNNSLFVVGDLGIILSSIDKGNSWKNIPINYKNNLTSVCSFDSLNILIVGDSGLILKSIDGGIHFDKVNSNSNSKLFKIVKSSNHSATIIGDSGTILYTSNKGISWESKFNYLSEYLFDIDFFNEQIGSISSYRGLLRTNDSGKSWYNLTQSNSSFYTIRHITSDSLIKFDNFLKISNDSGKNWKKTNDVVNLDQSIYITSTSINDNNCLMVGALILVSYDKFKSNIAISKLQGNGINDLIAFDDTSLFIGRDLNSYGDRSFDMGLTWKTTNRGFFSVDKFIQISQDSAFAVNYSHGIFKPYDLRITGDRGNTWVANETNVNLPTNDKNSYSTFKNLSFVNKVSGILAIEIRGDNYGYLLYTRDGCLNWDTAHVDNNPNRGYWGLLLVNEKLGFASSLDLIKNIDSSFTTTNRIYKTIDGGMNWVTIKQFVSDFNDSVHFKNFFFKDSLDGFAVGQNAKLGAVLHHTTNGGIDWITTQFKGVNSLNNVKFFNNNIGFLLGSQGNLFSTSDGGINWVKEKLWYEDLVDSSFNLEDIYIMPNRKTLFLKMRIGDRARIFRKTLTNQIPISSVNEHKSFNIISDISPNPTNDFVNIKCESFLNKEVDVKLLNSISEVVFSGKFINSSDGFYINVSNIPNGFYNVVIKAGDKRSFQKLIVEH is encoded by the coding sequence ATGTGTAAATTTTATATTGTTTTTCTATTAATATTTTTATCGTTTCAAAACCTTAAGTCTCAACAATTTTGGTCTAAAACTTACAGTACATATTCAAGTTGTACTATTTCTAATGATAATACATATTATATTGTTGGTGATTTTGGTTTTATTATACGTTCAGTGGATTATGGTACTAATTGGAATCTGTTAAATTCTTCTACTTCATTGAATTTAAATTCTATTATTTCTTTTTCAAATAATTCTTTGTTTGTTGTTGGTGATCTCGGTATTATACTTTCTTCCATTGATAAAGGAAATAGTTGGAAAAATATTCCTATTAACTACAAAAATAACTTAACTTCTGTTTGTTCTTTTGATTCATTAAACATTCTAATTGTTGGTGATAGTGGATTGATTTTAAAATCAATAGATGGCGGAATTCACTTTGATAAAGTTAATTCCAATTCAAATAGTAAATTGTTCAAAATTGTAAAATCTAGTAACCATTCAGCAACAATTATTGGCGATAGTGGTACTATTCTTTACACCTCTAACAAAGGTATTTCATGGGAATCTAAGTTTAATTATTTATCTGAATATTTATTTGATATAGATTTTTTTAATGAGCAAATTGGGTCTATTTCTAGTTATCGAGGACTTTTAAGAACTAATGATAGTGGTAAAAGTTGGTACAATTTAACTCAATCCAATAGTTCATTTTATACAATAAGGCATATTACTAGTGATTCATTAATTAAATTTGATAATTTTCTAAAAATTTCAAATGATTCTGGGAAGAATTGGAAAAAAACTAATGATGTGGTTAATTTAGATCAATCAATTTATATTACTTCAACTTCAATAAATGATAATAATTGTCTAATGGTTGGAGCTCTTATTCTAGTATCTTATGATAAATTTAAATCAAATATTGCTATTTCAAAACTACAAGGCAATGGTATTAATGATTTAATAGCTTTTGATGATACTAGTTTGTTTATAGGTCGTGATTTAAATAGCTATGGAGATAGAAGTTTTGATATGGGTTTGACTTGGAAAACTACTAATAGAGGGTTTTTTTCTGTTGATAAATTTATTCAAATCTCTCAAGATTCTGCTTTTGCAGTAAACTATAGTCATGGGATTTTCAAACCTTATGATTTAAGAATTACGGGTGACAGAGGAAATACTTGGGTTGCAAATGAAACTAATGTTAATCTTCCAACTAATGACAAAAATTCTTACTCAACTTTTAAAAATCTTTCTTTTGTTAATAAGGTTTCTGGTATTCTTGCAATTGAGATTAGAGGGGACAATTATGGTTATTTACTATATACACGAGATGGTTGTTTGAACTGGGATACTGCTCATGTTGATAACAACCCTAATAGAGGTTATTGGGGTCTTCTTTTAGTTAATGAAAAGTTAGGCTTTGCTTCTTCTCTTGATTTAATTAAAAATATTGATTCTTCTTTTACTACTACTAACAGAATTTACAAAACTATTGATGGGGGGATGAATTGGGTTACTATCAAGCAATTTGTTTCAGATTTTAATGATTCTGTTCATTTTAAAAATTTCTTCTTTAAAGATTCTTTAGATGGCTTTGCTGTCGGGCAGAATGCCAAACTTGGTGCTGTTCTTCATCATACTACTAATGGTGGTATTGATTGGATTACTACGCAATTTAAAGGTGTTAATTCTTTAAATAATGTTAAGTTCTTTAATAATAATATCGGTTTTTTATTAGGTTCTCAAGGCAATTTATTTTCTACTTCTGATGGTGGTATAAACTGGGTTAAGGAGAAACTCTGGTATGAAGATTTAGTCGATTCTTCTTTTAACTTAGAAGATATTTACATTATGCCTAACAGGAAAACTTTGTTCTTGAAAATGAGAATTGGAGATCGTGCACGCATTTTCAGAAAAACATTAACAAATCAAATTCCAATTAGTTCTGTTAACGAGCATAAATCTTTCAATATAATTTCTGATATTTCTCCTAATCCTACTAATGATTTTGTTAATATTAAATGTGAATCTTTCTTAAACAAAGAAGTTGATGTCAAACTTTTAAACTCTATTTCTGAGGTTGTTTTTTCTGGTAAATTTATTAATTCATCTGATGGTTTTTATATTAATGTTTCTAACATTCCTAATGGATTTTATAATGTTGTTATTAAGGCTGGTGATAAAAGAAGCTTTCAAAAATTAATTGTTGAGCATTAA
- the hemW gene encoding radical SAM family heme chaperone HemW, whose product MSGLYIHIPFCEHKCIYCNFYSIENLDTKNRFLNALHTEIDLRYESLIGNEFAPKKYDTIFFGGGTPSLLTPLEIGKIIYHLKEKFLVDELAEITIECNPGTLNESYLNGYKDAGINRLSFGVQSFDDEELKFLTRIHSAQQARDAITSAKKVFDNISLDLIFALPNQSLKKWKENLEEGVTLGTKHISAYSLIFEEGTPLNAMKLNKSVFPLDEDTDADMYSCTMETLNKYGFEQYEVSNYSKPGYHSKHNLKYWLRESYISFGPSAHSFLRGNNSGGKRWANYSNQTIYLNELEEQYRLPVASNELLSSQNIFEEFVMLSLRSVGINLKEFYSLTNSELKDIAPDSLNFVLNSNYATLTDSYLKLTPLGYHFADKLAFKLISEIESVTHL is encoded by the coding sequence ATGTCTGGGTTATATATTCATATACCATTTTGTGAACATAAATGTATTTATTGTAACTTCTATTCAATAGAAAATCTTGACACAAAAAATCGTTTTTTAAATGCTTTGCATACTGAAATAGATTTGAGGTATGAATCATTAATAGGAAACGAATTTGCTCCTAAAAAATATGATACAATTTTTTTTGGTGGAGGTACTCCTTCTTTGTTAACACCACTTGAAATAGGTAAAATAATATATCATTTAAAGGAAAAATTTCTTGTTGATGAATTAGCTGAGATAACAATTGAGTGTAATCCTGGAACTTTAAATGAAAGTTATCTAAATGGATATAAAGATGCAGGGATTAATAGGTTAAGTTTTGGTGTCCAGTCATTTGATGATGAAGAGCTTAAATTTCTTACAAGAATTCATTCAGCTCAACAAGCAAGAGATGCAATTACATCTGCTAAAAAAGTATTTGATAATATCTCATTAGATCTAATATTTGCATTACCAAATCAATCATTAAAAAAATGGAAAGAAAATTTGGAAGAAGGTGTAACTCTTGGAACAAAACACATTTCTGCTTATTCATTGATTTTTGAAGAAGGTACTCCACTAAATGCAATGAAATTGAATAAATCTGTTTTTCCATTAGACGAAGACACTGATGCTGATATGTATTCATGCACAATGGAAACTCTTAACAAATATGGTTTTGAACAATACGAAGTAAGCAATTACTCAAAACCAGGATATCATAGTAAACATAATTTAAAGTATTGGTTAAGAGAATCTTATATATCGTTTGGACCAAGTGCACACAGTTTTTTGAGAGGAAATAATTCTGGAGGAAAAAGATGGGCGAATTATTCTAATCAAACAATTTATCTTAATGAGCTTGAAGAACAATATAGGCTACCAGTAGCAAGCAATGAATTGTTATCTTCGCAGAATATTTTTGAAGAATTTGTTATGCTTTCTTTAAGAAGCGTCGGAATAAACCTTAAGGAATTTTATTCTTTAACAAATTCTGAGTTAAAAGATATTGCACCTGATTCACTTAACTTTGTATTGAATAGTAATTATGCAACTCTTACAGATTCATATTTGAAGTTAACTCCACTTGGTTATCATTTTGCAGATAAATTAGCTTTTAAATTAATAAGTGAAATTGAATCAGTTACTCATTTGTAA